One part of the Panulirus ornatus isolate Po-2019 chromosome 73, ASM3632096v1, whole genome shotgun sequence genome encodes these proteins:
- the LOC139748217 gene encoding uncharacterized protein, protein MAQAWLSCVRSTGDTDPVVNEQTQDAGAGLSHTAAPPAQVESGNQRPARTTAQGSGYNLRRRVGLWMDVKKYTNRSRKQWVEWLEIPVSEQLGIIWKIPLLEEEFDIKNTLPDRGSYLILQGGRQEVTQACLKVQQLVDLTQRTSDNLLLEASKVAEEDRPSRVWPSGWVLKMLDIDPSLHGRILGKGGRNVGDIRRRRRVDIYVPARKEKYSTIDVLGRKEDVQMAESDIKRLIKPRKNGSTRERDGWRQASYCPHSEDEAGRQMSESEDEAGRQMSEDEAGRQMSEDEAGRQMSESEDEAGRQMSEDEAGRQMSEDEAGRQMSEATSEDEAGRQMSEATFEDEDDDYFYNNLFVYTGKGLMSQDLAGAIRSYIEARGGVVCEGVRGLTSDDVPGVGLAEVNPGKKDTRDC, encoded by the exons ATGGCACAAGCCTGGCTCTCTTGTGTGCGAAGTACGGGAGACACTGACCCCGTCGTGAACGAGCAGACCCAGGATGCTGGTGCTGGCTTGAGCCACACAGCCGCTCCCCCAgctcaggtggagtctggtaaccagAGACCCGCCAGAACCACAGCCCAAGGATCTGGTTATAACTTAAGGAGACGGGTTGGGCTTTGGATGGACGTCAAGAAGTACACCAACAGGAGCAGGAAGCAGTGGGTGGAGTGGTTGGAGATCCCCGTTTCAGAGCAGCTGGGCATCATATGGAAGATCCCGCTGCTCGAGGAAGAATTTGACATCAAGAATACCCTGCCTGACAGAGGCAGCTACCTCATCCTTCAGGGAGGTCGACAGGAGGTCACTCAGGCCTGTTTGAAAGTGCAGCAGTTGGTGGACCTCACTCAGCGCACTTCTGACAACCTTCTCCTGGAAGCCTCCAAGGTCGCCGAGGAGGACCGTCCTTCTAGAGTCTGGCCCTCTGGTTGGGTCTTGAAAATGCTGGACATCGACCCAAGCCTTCACGGCCGGATAttgggtaagggaggaaggaacGTGGGGGATATCAGAAGGAGGCGTCGTGTTGACATCTACGTGCCGGCCAGGAAGGAGAAGTACAGCACAATCGATGTCCTGGGACGGAAGGAAGATGTCCAGATGGCCGAGAGTGACATCAAGCGCTTGATCAAACCGAGAAAGAATGGCTCCACTCGCGAGAGGGACGGCTGGCGGCAGGCCTCCTACTGCCCTCACTCTGAGGATGAGGCCGGAAGACAGATGTCTGAGTCTGAGGATGAGGCCGGAAGACAGATGTCTGAGGATGAGGCCGGAAGACAGATGTCTGAG GATGAGGCCGGAAGACAGATGTCTGAGTCTGAGGATGAGGCCGGAAGACAGATGTCTGAGGATGAGGCCGGAAGACAGATGTCTGAGGATGAGGCCGGAAGACAGATGTCTGAGGCCACGTCTGAGGATGAGGCCGGAAGACAGATGTCTGAGGCCACGTTTGAGGATGAGGACGATGACTACTTTTATAATAATTTGTTCGTATACACGGGCAAAGGACTCATGTCTCAAGATCTGGCCGGTGCGATCAGGTCGTATATTGAGGCTAGAGGAGGGGTCGTGTGTGAGGGCGTGAGAGGGCTGACGTCTGATGACGTGCCTGGCGTGGGGTTGGCCGAGGTGAATCCTGGGAAGAAAGATACTCGAGACTGttga